A stretch of Candidatus Binatia bacterium DNA encodes these proteins:
- the bioB gene encoding biotin synthase BioB, which yields MTNPQTTLERARAQVLGRGVPASAGLLRELAALPTDRVPELLALADDVRSHYFGNSIAVEVLYNAKKGGCSEDCNFCSQSARYATDVEADPLSTVEGFVAAAQAAHERGAGEFCIVVAVRGPSERLLERVCAATNAIKTELPLTVAVSLGILTDRHVERLGHAGVDKVNHNLETSERYFPSVCTTHTYAERWDTCLRVKRHGLELCCGGIIGMGETLDDRIDFLGALQELQPEEVPVNFLNPRPGTPFADKALLDPAEALRFVAMVRLALPRALVRFAGGREVTLKGLQDLGMRSGASGIVLGDYLTTPGRGDAEDFGMLDRLGFEILA from the coding sequence ATGACCAACCCTCAAACCACGCTCGAACGCGCCCGGGCGCAAGTGCTCGGCCGCGGCGTTCCCGCGAGCGCGGGGCTGCTGCGCGAGCTCGCGGCGCTGCCGACGGACCGCGTTCCCGAGCTCCTCGCGTTGGCCGACGACGTGCGCTCGCACTACTTCGGCAACTCCATCGCGGTCGAGGTGCTGTACAACGCGAAGAAGGGCGGCTGTTCGGAAGACTGCAACTTTTGCTCGCAGAGCGCGCGCTACGCGACCGACGTCGAGGCCGACCCGCTCTCGACCGTCGAAGGCTTCGTCGCGGCGGCGCAGGCGGCGCACGAACGCGGGGCCGGTGAGTTCTGCATCGTCGTCGCCGTGCGCGGACCGTCGGAGAGGCTGTTGGAGCGCGTCTGCGCCGCCACGAACGCAATCAAGACCGAGCTGCCGCTGACGGTCGCCGTTTCGCTGGGCATCCTGACCGATCGTCACGTGGAACGGCTCGGGCACGCCGGCGTCGATAAGGTCAACCACAACCTCGAAACCTCGGAGCGCTACTTTCCTTCGGTGTGTACGACGCACACGTACGCGGAGCGCTGGGACACGTGCCTGCGCGTGAAGCGGCACGGCCTCGAGCTGTGCTGCGGCGGCATCATCGGCATGGGCGAGACGCTCGACGACCGTATCGACTTTCTCGGCGCGCTCCAGGAGCTGCAGCCCGAGGAGGTCCCGGTCAACTTCCTCAACCCGCGGCCTGGAACGCCGTTCGCCGACAAGGCGCTGCTCGATCCGGCCGAGGCCCTGCGCTTTGTGGCGATGGTGCGGCTCGCGCTGCCGCGCGCTCTCGTGCGCTTCGCGGGCGGACGCGAGGTGACGCTGAAGGGCCTGCAAGATCTGGGTATGCGCAGCGGTGCGAGCGGCATCGTCCTCGGCGACTACCTCACGACCCCGGGACGCGGCGACGCCGAGGATTTCGGCATGCTCGATCGCCTAGGCTTCGAAATCTTGGCGTGA
- a CDS encoding aminotransferase class I/II-fold pyridoxal phosphate-dependent enzyme, with product MDQYKTPYFQALLDYVDAGVIPFHTPGHIQGNGMDLAFREFVGDNLCAIDLTPMPGIDDLLQPTESIKEAQQLAAEAWGADNTFFLINGSTSGNQCMMMAAVNAGEKIAVPRNSHKSMLGGLVMSGAEPVYMRPEVDAELRMDHCVTPETVAATLREHPEVVAVYLVSPTYYGVAADLQAIERIAHDAGKLLLVDEAWGPHFHFHAALPMSATAAGSDLCINSTHKMLSAFSQCAMLHQKGPRVRVDRLKAVLKMFLSTSPNLPMVASLDVARKQMATEGAALLSRTIELAQEIRGRLNAIPGIYCFGEELQGRPGIYDLDPTKITVTVKGLGYTGYEASEILRRRYNIQVELADLFNVVALFTIGTTRDAAERFVEAFEELAHGKRDLDMFAPSGILEQRLKRGTFHLPAVPPMRMRPREAFLADTEFVKLRESKGRICAETITPYPPGIPLIAPGEELTPDIIDYLRLEMKAGVRIQGPYDDTLRTIRVVKE from the coding sequence TTGGACCAATATAAGACCCCGTATTTTCAGGCGCTGCTCGACTACGTCGATGCCGGCGTGATCCCGTTCCACACGCCGGGTCACATCCAGGGCAACGGCATGGACCTGGCGTTTCGAGAGTTCGTCGGCGACAATCTCTGCGCGATCGACCTGACGCCGATGCCCGGCATCGACGACCTCCTGCAGCCGACGGAGTCGATCAAGGAGGCTCAACAGCTCGCGGCCGAGGCCTGGGGCGCGGACAACACGTTTTTCCTGATCAACGGCTCGACCAGCGGCAACCAGTGCATGATGATGGCCGCGGTGAACGCGGGCGAGAAGATCGCGGTCCCGCGCAATTCGCATAAGTCTATGCTGGGCGGACTGGTGATGAGCGGTGCGGAGCCGGTGTACATGCGCCCGGAGGTCGACGCCGAGTTGCGCATGGATCACTGCGTCACACCCGAGACGGTCGCGGCGACGCTGCGCGAGCATCCTGAGGTGGTAGCCGTCTATCTCGTGTCGCCGACGTACTACGGCGTCGCCGCCGACCTGCAGGCAATCGAGCGCATCGCACACGACGCCGGCAAGCTGTTGCTCGTGGACGAGGCGTGGGGGCCGCACTTCCACTTTCACGCGGCGCTGCCCATGTCCGCGACCGCTGCGGGAAGCGACCTCTGCATCAACTCGACGCACAAGATGCTCTCCGCGTTCTCGCAGTGTGCGATGCTCCACCAGAAGGGCCCGCGCGTGCGCGTCGACCGCCTCAAGGCCGTGCTCAAGATGTTTCTCTCGACCTCGCCCAATCTGCCGATGGTCGCGTCGCTGGACGTCGCGCGCAAGCAGATGGCGACGGAGGGCGCGGCGCTGCTCTCGCGCACGATCGAGCTCGCGCAGGAGATCCGCGGCCGGCTCAACGCGATCCCCGGCATCTACTGCTTTGGCGAGGAGTTGCAGGGGCGCCCGGGCATCTACGATCTCGACCCTACGAAGATCACCGTGACGGTCAAGGGCCTCGGCTACACGGGATACGAGGCGTCGGAGATACTGCGCCGCCGCTACAACATCCAGGTCGAACTGGCCGATCTCTTCAACGTCGTCGCGCTGTTTACGATCGGCACGACGCGCGACGCGGCCGAGCGATTCGTCGAGGCGTTCGAAGAGCTGGCGCACGGGAAGCGCGATCTCGACATGTTCGCGCCGTCGGGAATCCTCGAGCAGCGCCTGAAGCGCGGAACGTTTCATCTCCCGGCGGTGCCGCCGATGCGGATGCGGCCGCGCGAGGCGTTCCTCGCGGACACGGAGTTCGTCAAGCTGCGCGAGTCCAAAGGGCGCATCTGTGCCGAAACGATCACGCCTTACCCGCCCGGCATCCCGTTGATCGCTCCGGGCGAGGAGCTCACGCCCGACATCATCGACTACTTGCGTTTGGAGATGAAGGCCGGCGTGCGCATCCAGGGGCCCTACGATGACACGCTGCGCACGATCCGCGTCGTAAAGGAGTGA
- a CDS encoding aminotransferase class III-fold pyridoxal phosphate-dependent enzyme, with amino-acid sequence MAHLWLPFTQMRGFDPRERTFVRGFGTALEDARGTRVYDAVSSIWTIVHGHCHPRIVDAIASQAATLDHATLLGATNPAAETLAERLCALAGMDRAFFASDGASAVEAAIKMAAQYWQNAGQPQRRRFVRLSNAYHGDTIGAMSVSDVALFKARFADLTFETRAFDDRAALGSDVAAVIVEPLIQVAAGMLLVDPAVYGALCDIEPLLIVDEIATGFGRTATMFGFEQTALHPDILCLGKSITGGVLALSCALVRRRVYEAFLGDYHAFVHFFHGHSYAGNPIACAAALASLDLFDEEQTLARAAGIADRAAVRLKGLRAHPLVRDARQAGAMIGVELRGDAIDPQGSLTPAWRVADGLYAAGHFTRPIGDVLQFVPPLCSTDAEIDSFFDALENVLRE; translated from the coding sequence ATGGCGCACCTCTGGTTGCCATTCACGCAGATGCGCGGCTTCGACCCGCGCGAGCGAACGTTCGTGCGCGGTTTCGGCACGGCCCTGGAAGACGCGCGCGGTACCCGCGTGTACGACGCCGTGAGCTCGATCTGGACGATCGTCCACGGGCACTGCCATCCGCGCATCGTGGACGCGATCGCGAGTCAGGCTGCGACGCTCGACCACGCGACGTTGCTCGGCGCAACGAATCCGGCGGCGGAAACTCTTGCCGAGCGACTCTGCGCGCTCGCGGGGATGGACCGCGCGTTCTTTGCAAGCGACGGCGCGAGCGCCGTCGAGGCGGCGATCAAGATGGCCGCGCAATATTGGCAGAACGCCGGTCAACCACAGCGGCGCCGCTTCGTCCGGCTGAGTAACGCCTACCACGGCGACACGATCGGCGCGATGAGCGTGTCGGACGTCGCGCTCTTCAAGGCGCGCTTCGCAGATCTGACGTTCGAGACGCGAGCCTTCGACGACCGCGCCGCGCTCGGATCGGACGTCGCGGCGGTGATCGTGGAGCCGCTGATCCAGGTCGCGGCCGGAATGCTGCTCGTCGACCCGGCCGTCTACGGGGCGCTGTGCGACATCGAGCCGCTGCTCATCGTGGACGAGATCGCGACCGGATTCGGACGAACTGCAACGATGTTCGGTTTCGAGCAGACGGCCCTGCACCCGGACATCCTCTGCCTCGGCAAGAGCATCACTGGTGGAGTGCTGGCGCTCTCCTGCGCGCTCGTGCGGCGGCGTGTCTACGAGGCATTTCTCGGCGACTACCACGCGTTCGTCCATTTCTTTCACGGCCACTCGTACGCGGGCAACCCGATCGCTTGCGCGGCGGCGCTGGCATCGCTCGACCTCTTCGATGAGGAGCAGACGCTCGCGCGCGCCGCGGGGATCGCTGACCGCGCGGCCGTGCGTCTGAAAGGGCTGCGCGCGCATCCGCTGGTACGCGACGCGCGCCAGGCCGGTGCGATGATCGGCGTCGAGCTGCGCGGCGACGCGATCGATCCACAAGGCTCGCTGACGCCGGCGTGGCGCGTCGCCGACGGCCTCTACGCCGCGGGCCATTTCACTCGGCCGATCGGCGACGTGCTGCAGTTCGTTCCCCCGCTCTGCTCGACCGACGCCGAAATCGACTCATTTTTTGATGCGCTCGAAAACGTGTTGCGAGAATGA
- a CDS encoding HNH endonuclease, translated as MSEVLVLNFTYEALNVTSFQRAVKLIFAGKAEMLHGRDRILASPSYEMRMPSIIRMLYYIRRPMQKVALTKKNVLIRDDHTCQYCGTRGERLMTVDHVIPRSRGGDSTWENLVCACMRCNNRKNNRMPQEANMSLRRKPRQPKYIPWIQIKRNTLPDEWGKFLFLYNVSIEERIET; from the coding sequence ATGAGCGAAGTGCTCGTTCTCAATTTTACATACGAGGCACTCAACGTCACGAGCTTTCAGCGCGCGGTGAAGCTGATCTTCGCGGGCAAAGCCGAGATGCTGCACGGCCGCGACCGCATCCTCGCATCGCCGAGCTACGAGATGCGCATGCCGTCGATCATCCGGATGCTGTATTACATCCGCAGGCCGATGCAGAAGGTGGCCCTGACGAAGAAGAACGTCCTGATCCGCGACGACCACACGTGCCAATACTGCGGCACACGAGGCGAGCGGCTGATGACGGTTGACCACGTGATACCTCGCAGCCGTGGCGGCGACTCGACGTGGGAAAACCTCGTCTGCGCGTGCATGCGATGTAACAATCGCAAGAACAACCGCATGCCCCAAGAGGCCAATATGTCGCTGCGGCGCAAGCCGCGTCAGCCGAAATATATCCCTTGGATTCAGATCAAGCGCAATACGCTGCCGGACGAGTGGGGCAAGTTCCTGTTCCTCTACAACGTCTCGATCGAAGAGCGCATCGAAACGTAG
- a CDS encoding R3H domain-containing nucleic acid-binding protein yields the protein MAVRVHQVSPSWELSQLLDIFPLAIRQALVRLNNIEDIIEVVLDLGRPPEARFESDFNYLTDSPVSHEDIAHVCSRISPFGADNRAGIEQTLHRISAIRNRSGKIVGLTCRMGRAVYGTIDILLDVLRSGASICLLGRPGVGKTTMLRECARVLSEERKRVVIVDTSNEIAGDSDIPHPGIGLARRMQVADPALQHAVMIEAVENHMPEVIVIDEIGTEAEAAAARTIAERGVTLIGTAHGQTLENLLMNPTLSDLVGGVAAVTLSDEEARRRGTRKTVLERKAPPTFDVVIEIHDRDRLAIHKNVADVIDALLRGYQPQPEIRQREASGAVTVVQEADTESMPRLAERYDHEREHEERDRPLSIFPYGVSRNKIERAIANLRVHAAIARNWDDADVVLTLKTLERKEQPKLKQIASDNVPIYSIKTNTTTQIQAALRDVFNLGSIDHEELALREAEEAIYQVLLTNQAIELSPQTSYVRRMQHQLAERYRLQSRSTGLEPNRRVKIYKTTDA from the coding sequence TTGGCGGTTAGAGTTCATCAAGTTTCCCCTAGTTGGGAACTCTCTCAGCTCCTCGACATCTTCCCACTCGCGATACGGCAAGCGCTCGTCCGTCTCAACAACATCGAAGACATCATCGAAGTCGTGCTCGACCTCGGGCGGCCGCCCGAAGCGCGCTTTGAGAGCGACTTCAATTATCTCACCGACTCTCCGGTAAGCCACGAAGACATCGCACACGTCTGCTCGCGCATCTCGCCGTTCGGTGCGGACAATCGCGCCGGCATCGAGCAAACGCTGCACCGCATCAGCGCCATCCGCAACCGCTCCGGCAAGATCGTCGGCCTCACTTGCCGCATGGGCCGCGCCGTCTATGGAACGATCGACATCCTGCTCGACGTGCTGCGCAGCGGTGCGTCGATCTGTCTGCTGGGACGTCCCGGCGTCGGAAAGACGACGATGTTACGCGAGTGCGCGCGCGTGCTCTCGGAGGAGCGCAAGCGCGTCGTCATCGTCGACACGTCGAACGAAATCGCGGGCGACAGCGACATTCCGCATCCCGGGATCGGCCTCGCTCGGCGGATGCAAGTCGCGGATCCGGCGCTACAGCACGCCGTGATGATCGAGGCGGTGGAGAACCACATGCCCGAGGTGATCGTCATCGACGAGATCGGCACCGAAGCCGAGGCGGCCGCAGCGCGCACGATCGCGGAGCGCGGCGTTACGCTGATCGGAACGGCGCACGGGCAGACGCTGGAAAACCTCCTCATGAACCCGACGCTCTCGGATCTCGTCGGCGGCGTCGCCGCGGTGACGCTCTCGGACGAAGAGGCGCGCCGCCGCGGCACCCGCAAGACGGTGCTCGAGCGCAAAGCGCCGCCGACGTTCGACGTGGTCATCGAGATCCACGACCGCGATCGCCTCGCGATCCACAAGAACGTCGCAGACGTCATCGACGCGCTGCTGCGCGGCTACCAGCCGCAGCCCGAGATCCGGCAGCGCGAGGCGAGCGGCGCCGTCACCGTCGTTCAGGAGGCGGACACCGAGTCGATGCCGCGCCTGGCCGAGCGCTACGACCACGAGCGCGAGCACGAGGAGCGCGACCGCCCGCTATCGATCTTTCCGTACGGCGTGTCGCGCAATAAGATCGAACGCGCCATCGCTAATCTGCGCGTCCACGCCGCGATCGCACGCAACTGGGACGACGCCGACGTCGTGCTCACGCTCAAGACGCTCGAACGCAAGGAGCAGCCCAAGCTCAAGCAGATCGCTTCCGACAACGTGCCGATCTACTCGATCAAGACGAATACCACCACGCAGATCCAGGCCGCGCTGCGCGACGTCTTCAACCTGGGTTCCATCGATCACGAGGAGCTCGCGCTACGCGAGGCCGAGGAGGCGATCTATCAGGTGCTGCTGACCAACCAGGCAATCGAGCTTTCGCCGCAGACGTCGTACGTGCGGCGGATGCAACACCAGCTGGCGGAGCGCTATCGCCTGCAGTCGCGCAGCACCGGCCTCGAGCCCAACCGCCGCGTCAAAATCTACAAGACAACCGACGCTTAA
- the tmk gene encoding dTMP kinase yields MFVVVEGIEGSGKSTLVSGLAARLKAEKKNVVVTREPGGTRLGDAVRRVFLDRSLTIEPLAEAFLVNAARAQHVEEVIRPALAADGIVLCDRFTDSTLAYQGYGRGTDLDLLRALCDFATGGVEPDVVLLVDLPVADARARLRDRPDAPDRIESEDDAFHERVRRGFLEIARHPRHRVLDGSLSPERLLDEALRQL; encoded by the coding sequence GTGTTCGTCGTCGTCGAGGGGATCGAGGGCAGCGGGAAGAGCACGCTCGTCTCGGGCCTGGCCGCGCGATTGAAGGCGGAGAAGAAGAACGTCGTCGTGACGCGCGAGCCGGGCGGCACGCGGCTCGGTGACGCGGTGCGCAGGGTCTTTCTGGACCGTTCGCTGACGATCGAACCGCTCGCCGAGGCGTTCTTGGTTAACGCGGCGCGCGCGCAACACGTCGAAGAGGTGATACGGCCCGCGCTTGCAGCGGACGGCATCGTGCTGTGCGACCGGTTTACGGATTCGACGCTCGCGTATCAGGGCTACGGGCGCGGCACGGATCTCGACCTGCTGCGCGCGCTGTGCGACTTCGCTACGGGCGGAGTCGAACCCGACGTCGTGCTGCTCGTGGATCTGCCGGTCGCCGACGCGCGCGCGCGCCTGCGCGACCGTCCCGACGCGCCCGACCGCATCGAGAGCGAGGACGACGCATTTCATGAGCGCGTGCGGCGCGGCTTTCTCGAGATTGCGCGTCACCCGCGCCATCGCGTGCTCGACGGAAGCTTGTCGCCGGAGCGTTTGCTGGACGAGGCGCTGCGGCAGCTGTGA
- a CDS encoding aminotransferase class I/II-fold pyridoxal phosphate-dependent enzyme: MTYLQRVGSLLDDIRAKQRYRELPERQLANVIDFSSNDYLGLATEPQVVEALKRASRVGSGGARLLAGRHRELSLLEEELASWLGRERALLFSSGYHAAVGAIPVLARCVDAIASDRLNHAALIDGIRLAPVAHAIYDHATVPRTDDRPTCVVSETIFSMEGDAVDPGALLADLGAGAVLLLDEAHALGVAGAEGAGLARDLDDPRVVVLGTLSKALGAHGGFIAGPAPVVELLVNEARAFVFDTALPAAIGLAARIALLLARRADERRARLQANVARLCDGLAAIGLPVPKAAGAIVPMVLGAEDRALRASDVLFSKGIFVPAIRPPTVPAGTSRLRVSVRADHTAEHIDRLVEELGKL, translated from the coding sequence ATGACTTATCTACAACGCGTCGGGTCGCTATTAGACGATATCCGCGCAAAGCAGCGATATCGCGAGTTGCCGGAGCGTCAGCTCGCGAACGTCATCGACTTTTCTTCCAACGACTACCTCGGGCTCGCGACGGAGCCCCAGGTCGTCGAGGCGTTGAAGCGCGCGTCGCGCGTGGGCTCCGGCGGGGCGCGGTTGCTGGCGGGGCGGCATCGCGAGCTGTCGTTGCTCGAGGAGGAGCTCGCGAGCTGGCTCGGCCGCGAGCGCGCGCTGCTCTTCTCGTCGGGCTATCATGCGGCCGTCGGCGCGATTCCCGTGCTCGCGCGCTGCGTGGATGCGATCGCGTCGGATCGCCTCAACCACGCCGCGCTCATCGACGGTATCCGTCTCGCTCCGGTGGCGCACGCGATCTACGATCACGCCACGGTGCCGCGGACAGATGACCGCCCGACGTGCGTCGTGAGCGAGACGATCTTCAGCATGGAAGGCGACGCTGTCGATCCCGGCGCGCTGCTCGCGGATTTGGGCGCCGGCGCCGTGCTCTTGCTCGACGAGGCCCACGCGCTCGGCGTCGCCGGCGCGGAGGGCGCGGGGCTCGCGCGCGATCTCGACGATCCGCGCGTCGTCGTGCTCGGCACGCTCTCGAAGGCGCTCGGCGCGCACGGCGGCTTCATCGCCGGTCCCGCGCCGGTGGTCGAGCTTCTCGTCAACGAGGCGCGCGCGTTTGTCTTCGACACGGCGCTCCCCGCCGCGATCGGGTTGGCGGCGCGTATCGCGTTGTTGCTGGCGCGCCGCGCCGACGAGCGGCGCGCGCGGCTTCAGGCGAACGTTGCGCGCCTATGCGACGGCCTGGCAGCGATCGGTCTACCGGTGCCTAAAGCGGCCGGCGCGATCGTTCCCATGGTGCTTGGCGCCGAGGACCGAGCGTTGCGCGCCTCCGATGTCCTGTTCTCCAAAGGGATCTTCGTGCCGGCGATACGCCCTCCGACCGTCCCGGCGGGAACGTCGCGCCTGCGCGTCTCGGTGCGCGCCGATCACACAGCGGAGCACATCGACCGCCTAGTCGAAGAGCTCGGCAAACTGTGA
- the bioD gene encoding dethiobiotin synthase translates to MSTLSHRYFVTGTDTDVGKTRVAAALALALRRTGETPTFVKVVQTGAAPGAEGDAARAGVLAGVPHVELERFEKPADPWSAALAAGATLQARDLAARIELLEGALVVEGSGGIMVPLNERERLVDVVRLAKLEVVLAVGLRLGCINHALLTLEACYETGIPVAGAMLVERWGSTDADYRDDVMRALQESAPIVGILPFAPVEADSVVAGANLLLPFILLLPFRHRSE, encoded by the coding sequence GTGAGTACCCTTTCGCATCGCTACTTCGTGACCGGCACCGATACCGACGTCGGCAAGACGCGCGTGGCCGCGGCGCTCGCGCTCGCGCTTCGGCGGACCGGGGAGACGCCGACTTTCGTCAAGGTCGTGCAGACCGGCGCTGCGCCGGGCGCGGAGGGCGATGCGGCGCGGGCCGGCGTGCTCGCCGGCGTGCCGCACGTCGAGCTCGAGCGCTTCGAGAAGCCCGCGGACCCGTGGTCGGCGGCGCTCGCCGCGGGTGCGACCCTACAGGCGCGCGATCTGGCCGCGCGCATCGAGTTGCTGGAAGGAGCGCTCGTCGTCGAGGGATCGGGCGGCATCATGGTGCCGCTGAACGAACGCGAGCGTCTCGTCGACGTCGTACGATTGGCGAAGCTGGAGGTCGTGCTCGCGGTGGGCCTGCGACTCGGCTGCATCAACCATGCCCTGCTGACGCTCGAGGCCTGTTACGAAACGGGCATTCCGGTCGCCGGGGCGATGCTGGTCGAGCGCTGGGGCTCGACCGACGCCGACTATCGCGACGACGTGATGCGCGCGCTGCAGGAAAGCGCGCCGATAGTTGGCATTCTGCCGTTTGCGCCCGTGGAAGCGGACTCCGTAGTGGCGGGCGCAAATCTCTTGCTGCCTTTCATACTCTTGCTGCCTTTCCGGCATAGAAGCGAATGA